A single genomic interval of Deltaproteobacteria bacterium harbors:
- a CDS encoding NYN domain-containing protein, with protein MDRVAVFVDAGYLFAQGSKELCGTKLTRGNIRLKHDILITKLKDFAEGLSRLPLLRIYWYDGTSQGPTPQHITLADQANVKVRLGFVNLRGEQKGVDSLIVTDMLTLAQKGAMAECVLLSGDEDIRVGVQQAQEYGVRVHLLGIKPALGSQSLFLRQEADSTHEWDTADLGEFLDCRLVSAVSPDQPSTGLEAPASDEDSMEASSSSVRLRVIARQIAGEVEQAEIRSLVEQIRLTGQRPQQLDGRLLAVSRTALGHDLDTPQKSEVRALFLEYLVERLGESAAGSPDESV; from the coding sequence ATGGACAGAGTAGCGGTATTCGTTGACGCAGGGTACCTCTTCGCACAGGGCTCGAAGGAGTTGTGTGGTACCAAGCTGACACGTGGGAATATCCGTCTCAAACACGACATCCTGATCACCAAGCTCAAGGACTTTGCAGAGGGATTGTCCAGGTTGCCGTTACTTCGGATCTACTGGTACGACGGCACGTCTCAGGGTCCGACACCACAGCACATCACCCTCGCTGATCAGGCGAATGTCAAGGTTCGTCTTGGATTCGTGAACCTGAGAGGAGAGCAAAAAGGCGTCGACTCCCTCATAGTTACGGACATGCTTACGTTGGCTCAAAAAGGGGCGATGGCGGAATGTGTTCTCCTGTCTGGTGACGAAGATATCAGAGTCGGCGTCCAGCAGGCCCAAGAATACGGGGTCCGGGTCCATCTTCTGGGTATCAAGCCCGCGCTAGGCAGCCAATCGCTCTTTCTTCGGCAGGAGGCCGACTCGACGCATGAGTGGGATACCGCAGACCTCGGTGAATTCCTGGATTGCAGACTGGTAAGCGCTGTCTCCCCAGACCAGCCAAGTACAGGGCTGGAGGCACCGGCGTCCGACGAGGACTCCATGGAGGCCTCATCTTCCAGTGTCCGTCTACGAGTGATTGCGCGCCAAATCGCGGGTGAAGTTGAGCAGGCCGAAATTCGCTCTCTCGTGGAACAGATTCGGCTGACGGGCCAGCGTCCGCAGCAACTTGACGGAAGACTCCTGGCAGTCTCTCGCACTGCACTTGGCCATGACTTGGACACACCACAAAAGTCCGAAGTCAGAGCCTTGTTTCTGGAATATCTGGTGGAACGCTTGGGAGAGAGTGCCGCGGGATCTCCGGACGAATCGGTCTGA
- a CDS encoding DNA cytosine methyltransferase translates to MPETSNRGSGMKRPVISLFSGAMGLDLGLEAAGLDIVLALECSPFPVATIARNRPLLPLINKPIEEASSNEILKTARLKPGQTFAVVGGPSCQVFSTAGQRKSLADPRSTMFRHFVRVIRDTRPEFFVMENVRGLLSAAVRHRPLKQRGPGFPPLEQQEQLGSAFGVVADTLRDLGYYCVFDVLNAADYGVPQTRQRLVIVGSRDGKKVRMPEPTHHPDGAGGLSKWRTLGDVLTDLNEDDPDYYLFCPAKERFLKLIPEGGNWRQLPEELKSTALGRAFHSWGGRSGFFRRLSRERPSPALTTRPDSKATTLCHPTELRPLSVGEYARIQQFPDDWVFEGTVRKKYEQVGNAVPVGLGAAIGKALIAVARSHVREERLGRFETFNLDLLAKLTRRPRTIVNPPRMRQDSEENSIADWYGDGHRMRDDAYDYVPDHLVEEFEFLVAQGPRRAKRDSVSTSHTKDTTKAVEAQRRPIEGTLPFAAAEQQA, encoded by the coding sequence GTGCCTGAGACATCCAACAGGGGGAGTGGGATGAAGAGGCCCGTCATCTCGCTTTTCAGCGGAGCGATGGGGCTCGATCTCGGGCTCGAAGCAGCTGGGCTCGACATCGTGCTTGCGCTTGAGTGCAGCCCCTTCCCGGTGGCGACGATAGCCCGCAACCGCCCATTACTTCCCCTAATCAACAAACCGATCGAGGAGGCTTCGAGCAACGAAATACTGAAAACGGCTCGGCTCAAGCCCGGCCAGACCTTCGCGGTCGTCGGCGGTCCCTCATGCCAGGTGTTCAGTACGGCGGGTCAGAGGAAGTCCCTCGCCGACCCGCGCAGTACGATGTTTAGGCACTTCGTCCGCGTCATCCGAGACACCCGACCGGAGTTCTTCGTTATGGAGAACGTGCGAGGCTTGCTCTCGGCAGCGGTCAGACATCGACCTCTGAAACAGAGGGGACCCGGCTTCCCCCCGCTCGAACAGCAAGAACAGTTGGGCTCCGCCTTTGGAGTGGTAGCGGACACGCTCCGTGACCTCGGCTACTACTGCGTGTTCGACGTACTCAACGCGGCCGACTATGGGGTGCCTCAGACTCGCCAACGCCTGGTAATAGTCGGGAGCCGCGACGGAAAGAAGGTACGGATGCCAGAGCCTACCCATCACCCAGACGGGGCTGGCGGCTTGTCGAAGTGGCGCACGCTCGGAGACGTGCTCACGGATCTCAACGAGGACGACCCAGACTACTACCTCTTCTGTCCTGCCAAGGAACGCTTCCTCAAACTGATTCCCGAGGGCGGCAACTGGCGGCAACTGCCGGAGGAACTCAAGAGCACGGCTCTGGGCCGGGCCTTTCACTCTTGGGGAGGCCGTTCGGGGTTCTTCCGCCGCCTATCTCGCGAACGTCCTAGTCCAGCGCTCACGACGCGACCCGACAGCAAAGCCACAACACTGTGCCATCCCACGGAACTGCGACCGCTATCGGTCGGCGAGTACGCCCGGATACAGCAGTTCCCGGACGACTGGGTATTCGAGGGCACCGTCCGAAAGAAGTACGAACAAGTCGGGAACGCCGTGCCTGTCGGTCTTGGTGCAGCGATTGGGAAGGCGCTGATCGCCGTTGCGCGCAGCCATGTCCGCGAAGAGCGACTCGGCCGATTTGAGACCTTCAATCTCGACCTCCTAGCCAAGCTGACCAGACGACCGAGGACGATCGTCAACCCACCGCGTATGCGGCAGGACAGCGAAGAGAACAGTATCGCGGACTGGTACGGTGACGGTCACCGTATGCGGGACGACGCCTATGACTATGTCCCTGATCACCTCGTTGAGGAGTTCGAGTTCCTCGTCGCTCAAGGCCCTCGACGCGCGAAAAGAGACAGTGTCTCCACTTCACACACTAAGGACACGACGAAAGCGGTTGAGGCGCAGCGTCGACCTATTGAAGGCACGCTACCGTTCGCCGCTGCTGAACAACAAGCCTGA
- a CDS encoding endonuclease III yields the protein MKARYRSPLLNNKPDPLDELVFIVLSQMTTSPSYERVFDRLKCAMPDWRVLTETSVSDLASLIADAGLSEQRAHRLKLIAARLAEDFGDVSLAQLGDYDDEIAQRYLTSLPGVGTKTAKCVMMYSLARQVLPVDTHTARVAWRLGLVSSGNHAAIDRELSVVVPPALRFDFHVNAVAHGRAVCRAVKPKCDECVLSSLCPIGRGVNGGTRTRRTSQS from the coding sequence TTGAAGGCACGCTACCGTTCGCCGCTGCTGAACAACAAGCCTGACCCTCTCGACGAACTGGTCTTCATCGTCCTCTCACAGATGACGACCAGCCCGAGCTACGAACGCGTCTTTGACCGCCTGAAGTGTGCGATGCCGGATTGGCGGGTTCTGACCGAGACGTCCGTCTCCGATCTTGCGTCACTGATCGCCGACGCCGGCTTATCTGAACAACGGGCGCATCGCCTCAAACTGATCGCGGCTCGGCTGGCGGAGGACTTCGGCGACGTGTCCCTCGCCCAACTGGGTGACTACGATGACGAGATCGCGCAGCGCTACCTGACATCGCTTCCGGGGGTCGGGACAAAGACCGCCAAGTGTGTGATGATGTACAGCCTTGCCCGACAGGTCTTGCCGGTGGACACTCATACGGCGCGCGTCGCCTGGCGCCTCGGACTGGTGTCTTCAGGTAACCACGCGGCCATCGACCGGGAACTCTCAGTCGTGGTGCCGCCGGCGCTTCGCTTCGACTTCCACGTGAACGCCGTCGCTCACGGCCGCGCTGTCTGCCGCGCGGTTAAGCCTAAGTGCGACGAGTGCGTTTTGTCCTCACTCTGTCCGATCGGGCGTGGTGTCAACGGCGGAACCCGAACGCGACGAACGTCACAGTCGTAG
- a CDS encoding DEAD/DEAH box helicase: MTPDCRVVRAEVRTTETFDALFLVAETGQGTALLRAMRDGLGLDGTGLRRSAEGVRVPAAIAWRLDELGSGVQMNWTPEARRFVENRRHVASVHSEVFANLLRIRREGAGLAERMVADSASLDVLDQHQVVNVAAMTLPDSPGLCVFDEQGAGKTVTFIFAFDLLVERDEADLAVIVAPKSMIGEWPKDLGRFRGDIYRTVVLTGTAREKRRLLAESADVLVTNFETAVTMEPELRALMRARPGRTVLAIDESFFIKSLDAKRTRALRRLREWAGRAYVLCGTPAPNSPSDLVQQFSLVDFGYCFKDVELPIERELAAPVVQSAIEKRGLYLRHLKREVLPDLPVKRFQRVIVPMAEEQGRLYRAHLDRLVAEVEAVDDSGFIRQRTSFLARRAALLQICSNPSGVSETYGETPAKLEALDSLVKQLVRREREKVVIWSFYTASVAAIAGRYARYGVVRYDGSVPDVVARREAVRRFQEDDDTMVFVANPAAAGAGLTLHRARVAIYESLSNQAAHYLQSLDRIHRRGQERDVEYVVLLCDDTLEVSEYDRLVQKEQAAQDLLGDNVEAPLTRETFLTDVRKAAALLNTVEAGECPG, encoded by the coding sequence ATGACGCCAGACTGCCGCGTGGTCCGTGCTGAGGTCAGGACGACGGAGACCTTCGACGCGTTGTTCCTGGTGGCGGAGACCGGGCAAGGGACCGCGCTGTTGCGGGCGATGAGAGATGGCCTCGGTCTAGACGGTACTGGTCTAAGACGTTCGGCCGAGGGAGTCAGGGTACCTGCGGCGATCGCATGGCGACTGGATGAACTGGGTTCGGGAGTCCAGATGAACTGGACCCCCGAGGCACGGCGGTTCGTTGAGAACCGACGACACGTGGCATCGGTCCACTCCGAAGTCTTTGCGAATCTCCTGCGGATCAGACGTGAAGGTGCAGGTCTCGCTGAGCGAATGGTTGCGGACAGTGCCAGCCTAGACGTGCTCGATCAACATCAGGTCGTCAACGTCGCGGCGATGACCTTGCCAGACAGCCCTGGCCTTTGCGTGTTCGACGAGCAGGGGGCTGGGAAGACAGTGACGTTCATCTTCGCGTTCGACCTCCTTGTCGAGCGCGACGAAGCGGATCTCGCGGTCATTGTCGCGCCGAAGAGCATGATCGGTGAATGGCCCAAGGACCTAGGGCGGTTCCGCGGGGACATTTACCGTACCGTGGTGTTGACAGGTACTGCGCGGGAGAAACGACGCCTTCTCGCAGAGAGTGCGGACGTGCTCGTTACCAACTTCGAAACCGCGGTGACCATGGAGCCTGAACTCCGTGCTCTCATGCGGGCGAGGCCGGGGCGAACCGTGCTGGCTATCGACGAGTCGTTCTTCATCAAGTCCCTCGATGCGAAGCGTACGCGAGCACTCCGGCGGTTGCGGGAGTGGGCTGGCCGAGCCTACGTACTGTGTGGCACACCGGCGCCCAACTCACCGTCTGACCTCGTCCAGCAGTTCAGTCTCGTCGACTTCGGTTACTGTTTCAAGGACGTTGAGTTACCGATTGAGCGTGAGTTGGCCGCGCCTGTTGTACAGTCCGCGATCGAGAAGCGGGGACTCTACCTGCGGCACTTGAAGAGGGAGGTGCTACCGGATCTCCCGGTGAAGCGGTTCCAGCGGGTGATCGTTCCGATGGCAGAGGAGCAGGGCCGTTTGTACCGTGCACACCTTGACCGGTTGGTAGCAGAGGTCGAAGCGGTGGATGACTCCGGGTTCATCCGACAACGGACGAGCTTCCTTGCACGCCGGGCGGCGCTACTTCAGATCTGTTCGAACCCCTCTGGCGTTTCGGAGACGTACGGGGAAACGCCGGCGAAGCTAGAGGCGCTCGACTCTTTGGTCAAGCAGTTGGTCAGGCGCGAACGCGAGAAAGTCGTGATTTGGTCTTTCTACACCGCGTCCGTAGCGGCTATCGCTGGACGCTACGCCCGATACGGGGTCGTCAGGTACGATGGCTCGGTGCCGGACGTCGTAGCACGTCGAGAGGCAGTGCGTCGGTTCCAGGAGGACGATGATACGATGGTCTTCGTTGCAAACCCTGCGGCAGCCGGTGCGGGCCTCACGCTTCACCGAGCACGTGTCGCGATCTACGAGTCGCTCTCCAACCAAGCAGCCCACTATCTCCAGAGCCTCGATCGCATCCACCGACGTGGACAAGAGCGCGATGTCGAGTACGTGGTTCTGCTCTGCGACGACACTCTCGAGGTGAGCGAGTACGACCGGCTCGTTCAGAAAGAACAAGCGGCGCAGGACCTGCTGGGGGACAACGTCGAGGCACCGTTGACGCGGGAGACGTTCTTGACGGACGTCCGCAAGGCTGCCGCATTGCTGAACACGGTGGAAGCTGGTGAATGTCCGGGATAG